A genomic window from Alicyclobacillus dauci includes:
- a CDS encoding TIGR02679 domain-containing protein, which translates to MRYLGQTGLKRLWDAVRDKYERYGRVGGTVKLDDVSTDEVEALSGLLAINLYGQTRFAVQLTKIDAALQASKFDVTLEEALGYLFPDMTTREQRVVESEANWSAFCMWARHDVGLPSILDWIDRLSQRDAPGYRTYLDCYQEYVQTGQCDAWSNAVQALELSLSSNLVWRLPVFAAHVTGNPHGLDRDTLAGKVFYWGLVALIGDEAGMETLTSMQALESVDDLYGADSPSEYTRMVYSKAGIVLDDVSSIVWVGNWEGFYDAPVAIPLITLESRITELPAVEAVYVVENPSVFAELTEQIPTGIPVVCTSGQPSVAALRLLDMAVASGATLYYNGDFDVKGLQMTIFLRQRYGHSLEPWHMDTCTYRSASNAKQPGLSEREVQALKNLKVDWDDMLIETMASVRRKVFQEQFIPVLVSDFVGGLV; encoded by the coding sequence TTGAGGTATCTTGGCCAAACCGGATTAAAGCGATTATGGGATGCGGTTAGGGATAAATATGAGCGATATGGGCGCGTTGGTGGAACGGTGAAACTCGACGATGTCTCGACAGACGAGGTTGAGGCGTTGTCGGGTCTTTTGGCCATCAATCTCTACGGTCAGACCCGTTTCGCTGTGCAACTAACCAAGATTGACGCTGCACTCCAGGCGAGCAAATTCGACGTAACCCTGGAGGAAGCATTAGGTTATCTGTTTCCCGACATGACAACGCGCGAACAACGAGTGGTCGAATCCGAAGCCAATTGGTCCGCATTTTGTATGTGGGCGAGACACGACGTCGGCCTTCCATCGATTCTCGATTGGATCGACCGACTAAGCCAACGTGATGCGCCGGGGTATCGAACCTATCTCGATTGCTATCAGGAGTACGTGCAGACTGGTCAGTGCGATGCTTGGAGCAACGCTGTACAAGCTCTGGAACTCTCGCTTTCATCAAATCTCGTGTGGAGACTTCCGGTATTTGCGGCCCATGTGACTGGCAATCCACACGGACTAGATAGAGATACGCTGGCCGGCAAGGTGTTTTATTGGGGATTGGTCGCTTTAATAGGTGATGAAGCAGGGATGGAGACGTTGACGTCTATGCAGGCGCTCGAGTCAGTCGACGACCTGTACGGAGCTGACTCGCCTTCCGAATATACGCGAATGGTGTACTCGAAGGCCGGAATTGTCTTGGATGACGTTAGTTCCATTGTTTGGGTCGGGAATTGGGAAGGTTTTTACGACGCGCCCGTTGCTATTCCATTAATCACACTAGAGAGTCGTATTACCGAACTACCGGCAGTGGAAGCGGTTTACGTGGTCGAGAATCCGTCTGTTTTTGCCGAGTTAACTGAACAGATCCCAACTGGCATCCCCGTGGTCTGCACAAGTGGGCAGCCGTCGGTCGCGGCGCTTCGCCTGTTGGACATGGCTGTTGCGTCTGGTGCAACTCTTTATTACAACGGGGACTTCGACGTCAAAGGATTGCAGATGACAATATTTTTGCGCCAACGATATGGACACAGTCTGGAACCGTGGCACATGGATACATGTACATATCGATCCGCGAGTAACGCAAAACAACCGGGTCTGTCCGAGCGGGAAGTGCAAGCGCTGAAGAATCTCAAAGTGGATTGGGACGACATGCTGATTGAAACGATGGCGAGCGTGCGGAGAAAGGTATTTCAGGAGCAGTTTATTCCGGTGTTGGTGAGTGATTTTGTAGGTGGTTTAGTCTAG
- a CDS encoding IclR family transcriptional regulator — MKSEMTGLGIQSLEIGLSILKEISTADVPLSITEISERCNMPKSKLHRYLTSLYRTGFLKRDANLLYTLGEEFYSIGLKALGNLNIRQQAGPTLTRLRERLNETVALSIWTEEGPHFIHWEESLRAVNVGIRVGSQVSALKTAGGKVFLAFLPKDETEHVVQKELKEHGISRAAFEEEMASIRKRGFATTEGSLLQGIASVACPLFGRNNSVVASITIVGILGYLQTEEDSEVVDVLKEECLALSKTLL, encoded by the coding sequence ATGAAGAGCGAGATGACAGGACTCGGGATACAGTCCTTAGAAATTGGTCTAAGCATTTTGAAGGAAATCAGTACCGCAGACGTACCGCTCTCCATCACTGAGATCTCTGAACGATGCAACATGCCCAAAAGCAAACTGCATCGATACTTGACAAGCTTATATCGAACAGGGTTCCTAAAACGAGATGCCAATTTGCTGTATACACTCGGAGAAGAGTTCTATTCCATAGGACTCAAAGCTCTTGGAAATTTAAATATTAGACAGCAAGCCGGCCCCACGTTAACTCGACTTCGCGAGCGACTCAATGAGACAGTCGCATTGTCCATATGGACTGAAGAAGGCCCCCATTTCATCCACTGGGAGGAAAGTCTGCGGGCTGTTAACGTAGGCATTCGTGTCGGTAGCCAGGTCAGTGCCTTAAAAACCGCAGGAGGCAAGGTATTTTTAGCCTTCTTACCCAAGGATGAAACGGAGCATGTGGTTCAAAAGGAATTAAAGGAACACGGAATTTCACGTGCTGCGTTTGAAGAGGAAATGGCGTCTATTCGTAAAAGAGGGTTTGCCACTACAGAAGGAAGTTTATTGCAAGGTATCGCCTCTGTTGCCTGTCCACTATTTGGACGAAACAATTCCGTTGTCGCTTCGATCACGATTGTAGGAATTCTTGGGTACCTGCAAACGGAGGAAGATTCAGAAGTTGTAGATGTACTGAAAGAAGAGTGTCTGGCACTATCAAAGACATTATTGTAG
- the cas12b gene encoding type V CRISPR-associated protein Cas12b — MAVKSVKVKLRLGDMAEIRAGLWKLHTEVNAGVRYYTEWLSLLRQESLYRRSPNDDGTQECYKKAEDCKLELLERLRQRQLENRHRGAAGSNEELLQLARQLYELLIPQSVGGTGAAPQLAREFLSGLTDPDSVAGQGKAKSGRKPHWVKMRNEGLPGWEEEKAKDDARRSVKSNASVLNLLKNFGLIPLMQVYTASAMSSVEWKPLRKGQAVRTWDRDMFQQAIERMMSWESWNQRVGEEYAKLVEQRDRFWQKNFVGQEHLVHLVKQMEQEMKEASPGLEAKEQTAHYITKRALRGADRVFEKWANLSAKLPLEQYDAVIKVVQRENSRRFGSHDLFAKLAEPKYHALWRDDPSFVTRYAVYNSILRKVDHAKLYATFTLPNPVAHPIWTRFDKLGGNLHQYTFLFNELGPGKHAIRFQRILVVENSATKEVDDAMVPVAMSKQLKKLLPKAADGPIALSLCDHGATQAFEGEFGGAKIQYHRNRLDRLDARMRKHPVEQASRGYRPSDPTWASEEAGMSI; from the coding sequence ATGGCCGTCAAATCCGTAAAGGTCAAGTTGCGTTTGGGGGACATGGCAGAGATTCGGGCGGGGCTTTGGAAACTCCACACGGAGGTCAACGCTGGAGTTCGCTATTATACCGAATGGCTAAGTCTCCTTCGCCAGGAGAGTTTGTACAGGCGAAGCCCAAACGATGATGGAACTCAGGAGTGCTACAAGAAGGCTGAAGATTGCAAATTAGAGCTGCTAGAACGGCTGCGACAGCGTCAATTGGAGAACCGGCATCGTGGAGCGGCGGGATCGAATGAGGAATTGCTGCAGTTGGCGCGACAGCTTTACGAATTGTTGATACCCCAGTCGGTTGGGGGAACAGGTGCTGCTCCGCAATTGGCACGCGAGTTTCTCAGTGGACTTACGGATCCGGACTCCGTCGCCGGACAGGGTAAGGCCAAGTCCGGAAGGAAACCTCACTGGGTCAAGATGCGTAATGAAGGACTCCCTGGCTGGGAGGAAGAGAAGGCCAAGGATGACGCAAGGAGATCGGTGAAGTCCAATGCAAGTGTACTGAATTTATTGAAAAACTTTGGGCTCATCCCATTGATGCAGGTTTACACTGCGTCGGCCATGTCTTCAGTGGAGTGGAAACCACTGCGCAAGGGACAGGCTGTTCGAACGTGGGACAGGGACATGTTCCAGCAGGCCATAGAGCGGATGATGTCGTGGGAATCGTGGAATCAGAGGGTTGGGGAAGAATATGCGAAGTTGGTAGAGCAGCGCGATCGCTTCTGGCAGAAGAACTTTGTGGGACAAGAGCACCTGGTCCATCTCGTCAAGCAGATGGAACAAGAAATGAAGGAAGCTTCCCCAGGTCTTGAGGCGAAGGAACAGACTGCGCATTATATCACCAAGCGGGCGTTGCGTGGGGCGGATCGGGTTTTTGAAAAATGGGCAAATCTTTCAGCTAAATTACCCTTAGAACAGTATGATGCGGTGATTAAGGTTGTACAGAGGGAAAATTCACGCCGCTTTGGCTCGCACGACCTATTTGCAAAACTGGCAGAACCAAAATATCACGCGCTGTGGCGGGACGATCCGTCGTTTGTAACACGCTACGCGGTTTACAACAGTATCCTTCGAAAAGTCGATCATGCCAAACTATACGCGACATTCACACTCCCTAACCCAGTGGCACATCCCATTTGGACGCGGTTCGATAAATTGGGCGGGAACCTGCATCAGTACACGTTCCTCTTCAACGAGTTGGGGCCAGGCAAACACGCGATTCGCTTTCAGAGGATCCTGGTCGTAGAAAACAGCGCCACGAAGGAAGTCGACGACGCGATGGTGCCTGTTGCAATGTCGAAACAATTGAAGAAGTTGCTCCCCAAAGCTGCAGATGGGCCGATTGCACTGTCGCTATGTGACCATGGCGCAACACAGGCTTTTGAAGGCGAATTTGGTGGAGCGAAGATACAGTATCATCGAAATCGATTGGACCGATTGGATGCCCGTATGCGAAAGCATCCAGTGGAGCAAGCGTCTCGAGGCTATCGTCCATCCGATCCGACGTGGGCGTCGGAGGAAGCGGGGATGTCTATCTGA
- the cas2 gene encoding CRISPR-associated endonuclease Cas2: MRRYVLVSYDISDPKRWRKVYKIVRGYGTHVQYSVFLCQLTDQDEAELKQLLLDVIHHSMDQVIFARLGTVQSNAAERNMTCIGRDFVPLDLKGLVF, encoded by the coding sequence ATGCGTCGTTATGTGCTTGTCAGTTACGACATCAGTGACCCAAAACGATGGCGGAAGGTATATAAGATTGTACGAGGATATGGGACTCACGTTCAGTATTCTGTATTCCTCTGCCAACTGACTGATCAGGATGAGGCAGAACTGAAGCAATTGCTACTCGATGTGATTCATCATTCCATGGATCAGGTCATTTTTGCGAGGCTTGGAACCGTGCAGTCGAATGCGGCGGAGCGGAATATGACATGCATCGGGCGAGACTTTGTGCCGCTCGATTTGAAGGGTTTAGTTTTTTGA
- a CDS encoding TIGR02678 family protein yields the protein MNGRSRRRGSSSAEVQSDLQAVAMALLSRPWITKQDHPDEFLLIKDHYGYLRDWFHDHAGYSLLVTRAFAKLEKVPAVYRSWMGIDGFHQPRDYALFTYGLWYLEAKSDTDQFLLTEMVEAIRNHLLGSHFDVDWTLYDHRLSMVRALKKLRALGVLTSIEGEETGWARDGASANVLYEASPLARYLLRRFPKELMAYSEIEALYEVEQTTTVPVGDELLHNADVRSRRQKVFRRLLMEPIVYDWEWTDDERRYVQTKRPWIISQMGEMVGLQGRRFREGLYFHWPELMAEVDLFPTQSAASDVTMLLAAQLREAAAQYPDRYPCDENGCFRLTRSEFEGLLLAVRDKSEAYWTKEHRDKSTTLLAEDILAHMVEWNLAAPDDLGGILLLPGLSRFCGEYAAVID from the coding sequence ATGAACGGACGGAGCCGCAGACGGGGCTCATCGAGCGCAGAGGTTCAATCTGATTTGCAGGCAGTGGCGATGGCGTTGCTCAGTCGACCGTGGATTACGAAACAGGACCACCCGGACGAGTTTCTCCTTATCAAGGACCACTACGGGTACTTGCGCGATTGGTTTCACGATCACGCTGGGTATTCGTTGTTGGTGACGAGAGCGTTCGCGAAGCTCGAAAAGGTGCCTGCTGTATATCGGAGCTGGATGGGCATTGACGGCTTTCACCAGCCGCGTGATTACGCGCTATTCACATATGGACTGTGGTATTTGGAAGCCAAGTCGGATACTGACCAGTTTTTATTGACGGAAATGGTCGAGGCGATTCGCAATCATTTGTTGGGCTCGCACTTCGATGTCGATTGGACATTGTACGATCACCGATTGTCGATGGTGCGTGCGCTTAAAAAATTGCGAGCGTTAGGCGTGCTCACTTCCATTGAGGGCGAGGAAACGGGATGGGCTCGTGATGGCGCGAGCGCTAACGTGCTCTATGAGGCTTCGCCGTTGGCCCGATACCTACTTCGGAGATTTCCGAAAGAGCTGATGGCGTACAGCGAGATCGAAGCGTTGTATGAAGTTGAGCAGACGACGACCGTACCGGTGGGCGATGAACTTCTTCACAACGCGGATGTCCGATCCCGCCGTCAAAAAGTGTTCCGCCGCTTGTTGATGGAGCCTATCGTCTACGATTGGGAATGGACGGACGATGAACGGCGATATGTTCAGACTAAGCGTCCGTGGATCATCTCTCAAATGGGCGAGATGGTTGGGCTCCAGGGTCGGCGTTTTCGTGAAGGACTCTACTTCCATTGGCCCGAACTGATGGCAGAAGTGGACTTGTTTCCAACACAATCAGCGGCATCAGATGTCACAATGCTGCTCGCAGCGCAGTTGCGTGAAGCGGCAGCTCAATATCCGGACCGATATCCGTGCGATGAGAATGGCTGTTTTCGCCTGACGCGCAGCGAATTCGAGGGCCTCTTACTGGCTGTCCGCGACAAGAGTGAAGCTTATTGGACCAAGGAGCATCGAGATAAGTCGACCACGCTTTTGGCGGAGGATATTCTAGCGCACATGGTGGAGTGGAACTTGGCGGCGCCCGATGACTTAGGCGGGATTTTGCTGTTGCCGGGGCTATCGAGATTTTGTGGCGAATATGCGGCGGTGATCGATTAA
- a CDS encoding type II toxin-antitoxin system PemK/MazF family toxin, which yields MSKYKVGDIYSIRVEFEEDPQQAKIRPVVILYIDDNEKPVVAFVHPITSKAPQDPPKYHDNFKVEIRHWREAGLRKPSWVKSNRVIQIDVKAFITYIGHMNDTDLLRLLELLD from the coding sequence ATGAGCAAATATAAAGTTGGCGATATCTATTCCATTCGAGTGGAGTTCGAAGAAGACCCCCAACAAGCGAAAATCAGGCCTGTTGTAATTTTGTACATTGATGATAACGAAAAACCTGTTGTGGCCTTTGTTCACCCTATCACAAGCAAGGCGCCTCAAGACCCTCCAAAATATCATGACAACTTTAAGGTCGAGATACGTCACTGGCGAGAGGCGGGGCTTCGCAAGCCTTCCTGGGTCAAGTCCAATAGAGTAATCCAGATCGATGTAAAAGCATTTATAACCTATATTGGACATATGAACGACACCGATCTGTTACGTTTGCTGGAATTGCTAGACTAA
- a CDS encoding YciI family protein produces the protein MKHVVFLREGTNEVSTEVITAHRDYLDKLRTKGILYGSGPFQNIVGGLLIYNVDDLTAAEEIILNDPIIKSGCRTFEVYSWSTND, from the coding sequence TTGAAACATGTTGTATTTTTACGAGAAGGCACGAATGAGGTATCGACTGAAGTAATTACGGCCCATAGAGATTATTTAGATAAGCTAAGGACAAAAGGGATTCTTTACGGTTCTGGACCATTTCAGAATATAGTTGGTGGATTATTAATTTACAACGTCGACGATTTAACTGCAGCTGAAGAAATTATTCTGAATGATCCAATAATTAAAAGTGGATGTAGAACATTTGAAGTGTACTCGTGGTCAACAAATGACTGA
- a CDS encoding exodeoxyribonuclease III encodes MKLVSWNVNGLRSCVNKGTFYEYFDHIQADIFCVQETKLQEGQINLELEGEYRQYWNYALKKGYSGTSVFSKASALSVRYGLEDETEPEGRIITLEFDSFYLVNVYTPNAKRDLSRLAYRLEWEDRFRNFVLQLDSHKPVIICGDLNVAHQEIDLKNFKGNRGNSGFTEEEREKMTLLLNSGFTDSFRYLYPDRTDAYSWWSNMPKVRDRNVGWRIDYFLVSSRLRPFIVDARIDSHVFGSDHCPVVLELEESLNPG; translated from the coding sequence CTGAAACTGGTATCCTGGAATGTTAATGGCTTGAGGTCATGTGTAAATAAAGGTACCTTTTACGAGTACTTTGATCATATCCAAGCGGATATATTCTGTGTTCAGGAGACGAAACTTCAGGAAGGGCAAATCAACCTAGAACTTGAGGGAGAATATAGGCAGTACTGGAACTACGCCCTGAAGAAAGGATATTCCGGAACTTCCGTATTCTCCAAGGCAAGTGCGCTTTCAGTACGCTATGGCCTGGAAGATGAAACAGAGCCCGAGGGACGTATCATTACACTCGAGTTTGACTCTTTCTATCTCGTGAACGTATACACCCCCAATGCAAAACGTGATCTATCAAGACTTGCATATCGGCTGGAATGGGAAGATCGATTTCGAAACTTTGTATTGCAGCTTGATTCACATAAGCCCGTCATCATCTGCGGTGATTTGAACGTCGCCCACCAGGAGATTGACCTCAAAAATTTCAAAGGGAATCGCGGTAATTCGGGTTTTACAGAGGAAGAACGGGAGAAGATGACGCTGCTCCTGAACTCTGGTTTCACGGACTCTTTTAGATACCTCTACCCTGACCGTACTGATGCTTACTCGTGGTGGTCAAATATGCCGAAGGTGCGGGATCGAAACGTTGGGTGGCGAATCGATTATTTTCTCGTTTCATCTAGATTACGTCCATTCATCGTCGACGCGAGGATAGATTCACACGTATTCGGGAGCGATCACTGCCCTGTTGTGCTGGAACTGGAGGAGTCTTTAAATCCGGGGTAA
- a CDS encoding TIGR02680 family protein, producing MAHERWQMNRAGLLNFWFYTDEVFQLSDGRMIFRGANGAGKSVTMQSFLPLVLDGDKRPVRLDPFGSKDRKIEYYLLGDTDSGISDRTGYVYLEFIKPESEKTVTVGIGMRARRGAAQVGFWGFSLTDGRRIGRDFFLYDVDVFEREGEKIPLDHAGLEAAIGGGGKVVKEQREYQQMVNQVLFGFKDEQAYKDLLNLLIQLRSPKLSKEFRPTTIYSILNSSLPPLGDDDLLPLSQVLQDMDEISDRLDELVLHQDAAKRLADVYGRYNQIWLFDTAKRTVDATKDSDVAFQAVEESAALLKAAEAQRHETEVALEKATQELDKTETELELFNRSEAMDLQVELEGTQNRMKDTETELESTQGRITTNRDSVKQKHVRMDTALRKLDEEEHVQRNQLAEMADIATQIEFAVHDAYAIPAGRSAEELDHTTWKRWLVDVDSYRNELEHAVNLCQQERVQAAKLKEADRQMSEARERRDASERAVQTREKELAEAIGAQEDAAYAWFKGLKELPLSEEAWRSLLYGLRQYGEISYDQILVPVKEAFDTGRSQATEQRLQLEHERSLMVGQRTQLELELEEWRTVKEAEPPRTGARADTRNRRMGLEMDDHTLGAPLYKACEFRDEVDEPTRAALETALFQSGLLDAWVSPEPPAIAEGDEDGWIRPNPAVFGYTLADYLKPTPPEESGLTLLLVEDVLRTILITDPAEVRDANAAAVTTSGQYVLGPLMGQGASKPSAEWIGYEARKRSRQAAMERLKADIAAFTDGIVELDGQISEVSRRIQQMQVEFADFPQEDQLRTCYEAVERAKRDFAHAREVEERQTEAFRSQQSIWQKATEALVSFTSRWRVLRSEEDFQQALVQLRNYERTCQACQTSVQLSVHMRSEISFLRDEIDLLERRIDDDLRSETDLRRRQSGLQSKMASLRERMKSLGVLDVYEQQKQLKDRLETLRAEVAKLQDRKVDCVKAQVRAEERLQTRREAFDRIETLLDNCIERFRQEWKLGLTDHDRETTGETTSALGRQEAIQMARQVFRALRSVCESRNIQQVTNQLQETFAIEKNTLLDYSLESRFDESLERMFVVSARDRSKPWTPYRVHLELTRMVEEQRVLISEKDRELYEQILIHSVGRAIRDKINRAERWVKEMNQFMSLRNTSSGMVLALDWKPRPARGERELDTERLVHLLRKSPSTLLEEEMEDMIEHFRSRIRVAKEASESGDTLRSLIRELLDYRTWFSFTLYFRKGMQSRRELTDSQFNVLSGGEKAMAMYIPLFAATDSRFKDSHPDAPRLISLDEAFAGVDEENMRDMFELLTDMKFDYMMTSQQLWGCYDTVPALSIYEVFRPNDVDFVTVIPYYWNGHTRRMIDGDDWPAFHEAAITDGPSGLDESLDGDD from the coding sequence ATGGCACACGAACGATGGCAGATGAACCGCGCTGGTTTGTTGAACTTTTGGTTTTATACGGACGAAGTGTTTCAACTTTCAGACGGTCGAATGATTTTCCGCGGTGCGAATGGTGCGGGTAAGTCGGTCACGATGCAGAGTTTTCTCCCACTTGTCCTCGACGGCGACAAGCGGCCCGTTCGGCTCGATCCGTTTGGTTCCAAAGACCGAAAAATCGAATATTACCTTTTAGGTGACACCGATAGCGGCATCTCGGATAGGACCGGCTACGTCTATTTGGAGTTCATCAAGCCGGAATCGGAAAAGACGGTGACGGTTGGCATTGGTATGAGGGCGCGGCGTGGGGCGGCGCAGGTCGGCTTCTGGGGTTTCAGTCTCACCGACGGTCGCCGGATAGGGCGTGACTTCTTCCTTTACGACGTGGACGTGTTCGAACGGGAAGGGGAGAAAATTCCGCTCGATCACGCTGGGCTCGAAGCCGCGATTGGCGGCGGTGGGAAAGTCGTCAAAGAGCAACGCGAATATCAGCAGATGGTCAACCAGGTGCTCTTCGGTTTCAAGGATGAGCAGGCGTACAAAGATTTGCTTAACCTGCTGATTCAATTGAGATCGCCAAAATTGTCGAAAGAGTTTCGTCCGACCACGATTTATTCCATCTTGAATAGTTCGTTGCCTCCGCTCGGGGATGACGATCTGCTCCCGCTGTCGCAGGTCTTGCAGGACATGGATGAAATCAGCGATAGACTGGATGAACTGGTTCTGCATCAGGATGCTGCGAAACGACTCGCTGACGTTTATGGACGGTACAACCAGATATGGCTGTTTGATACGGCAAAGCGGACGGTTGACGCGACCAAAGACTCTGATGTGGCGTTTCAGGCGGTGGAGGAGAGTGCAGCACTTCTGAAGGCGGCAGAAGCGCAACGACACGAGACGGAAGTCGCACTTGAGAAAGCCACTCAGGAACTCGACAAAACAGAAACAGAACTCGAACTATTCAACCGCTCGGAAGCGATGGATCTCCAAGTCGAGCTTGAGGGCACACAAAATCGGATGAAGGATACCGAGACTGAATTGGAGTCGACGCAAGGCCGGATTACGACGAATCGCGACAGCGTAAAGCAGAAACACGTTCGCATGGATACTGCGTTGCGGAAGTTGGACGAGGAAGAACACGTACAGCGTAATCAGCTTGCGGAAATGGCAGACATAGCGACGCAAATTGAGTTCGCGGTCCACGACGCCTACGCGATACCGGCTGGCAGATCCGCAGAAGAGCTGGATCATACAACGTGGAAACGCTGGTTGGTGGACGTGGACAGTTATCGAAACGAGCTCGAACATGCGGTGAATCTTTGCCAACAAGAGCGCGTACAGGCGGCGAAGCTAAAGGAAGCTGACCGCCAGATGAGCGAGGCAAGGGAGCGCCGCGACGCATCTGAACGTGCGGTTCAAACGCGGGAAAAGGAATTGGCAGAGGCGATTGGCGCGCAGGAAGACGCTGCCTACGCATGGTTTAAGGGATTGAAAGAGCTGCCGTTGTCCGAGGAGGCTTGGCGATCACTCCTCTACGGACTCCGACAGTACGGCGAGATTTCTTACGACCAGATTCTCGTTCCTGTGAAGGAAGCTTTTGATACGGGCCGCAGCCAGGCGACCGAACAGCGGTTGCAGTTGGAACACGAGAGATCGTTGATGGTCGGGCAGCGCACGCAATTGGAACTGGAGCTAGAAGAATGGCGCACCGTCAAAGAAGCGGAGCCGCCAAGGACGGGTGCAAGAGCAGATACGCGCAACCGGCGGATGGGATTGGAAATGGACGATCACACCCTAGGTGCACCTCTATATAAGGCGTGTGAATTCCGCGATGAAGTGGACGAGCCCACTCGCGCCGCGTTGGAGACAGCTTTGTTTCAGAGTGGGTTGCTAGACGCATGGGTGTCACCTGAACCGCCCGCGATTGCGGAGGGCGATGAAGACGGTTGGATCCGCCCGAATCCGGCCGTGTTCGGCTACACCCTTGCGGACTACCTGAAGCCCACTCCTCCAGAAGAGAGCGGGCTGACACTTTTATTGGTCGAAGATGTGCTTCGCACTATTCTGATCACGGATCCAGCTGAGGTTCGTGACGCCAACGCGGCTGCGGTGACGACCTCCGGACAATACGTGCTAGGGCCGTTAATGGGACAAGGTGCGAGTAAACCGAGTGCCGAGTGGATTGGCTATGAAGCACGAAAACGTTCGCGACAGGCAGCTATGGAACGGTTAAAAGCGGATATTGCCGCCTTCACCGATGGAATCGTCGAACTGGATGGGCAGATTTCCGAGGTCTCGCGGCGAATTCAGCAAATGCAGGTGGAGTTTGCGGACTTTCCTCAAGAGGACCAACTGAGAACGTGCTATGAGGCGGTCGAGCGAGCGAAGCGTGATTTTGCTCACGCGAGGGAAGTTGAGGAGAGACAGACTGAGGCGTTTCGATCTCAACAATCCATCTGGCAAAAGGCGACAGAAGCGCTGGTTTCCTTCACGAGCCGCTGGAGAGTATTGAGGTCCGAAGAGGATTTTCAGCAGGCGCTGGTACAGTTACGCAACTATGAACGCACGTGTCAAGCCTGCCAGACGAGTGTTCAATTGTCTGTGCACATGCGGTCGGAAATTTCCTTTCTGAGAGACGAGATCGATCTATTGGAGCGGCGGATCGACGACGACTTGCGCAGCGAGACGGATTTACGTCGACGTCAGTCGGGGCTGCAAAGTAAGATGGCCTCGCTTCGAGAAAGAATGAAGTCGCTCGGTGTTCTTGATGTGTACGAGCAGCAAAAGCAATTGAAGGACAGGCTGGAAACATTGCGTGCCGAGGTTGCAAAGTTACAGGATAGGAAGGTGGACTGCGTCAAAGCGCAGGTTAGGGCCGAGGAGCGTTTGCAGACAAGGCGCGAAGCGTTTGATCGGATCGAGACCCTTCTCGACAACTGCATCGAACGGTTCCGACAAGAATGGAAACTCGGCTTAACTGACCACGACAGGGAGACTACGGGTGAAACGACTTCGGCCCTCGGACGGCAGGAAGCCATTCAAATGGCACGCCAAGTATTTCGAGCATTGCGCAGCGTATGTGAGTCTCGCAATATCCAGCAGGTCACCAATCAGTTGCAGGAAACGTTCGCGATCGAGAAAAATACGCTCCTCGACTACTCGCTCGAGTCGCGGTTCGACGAGTCGTTGGAACGGATGTTTGTCGTGTCCGCTCGGGATAGGAGCAAGCCGTGGACGCCATATCGGGTTCATCTGGAACTTACCCGGATGGTGGAAGAACAGCGCGTGTTGATTAGCGAGAAGGACCGCGAGTTGTACGAACAGATCCTAATCCACAGCGTCGGTCGTGCAATACGGGATAAAATCAATCGGGCAGAGCGCTGGGTCAAAGAGATGAATCAGTTTATGTCGCTCCGAAATACGTCGAGTGGAATGGTGCTTGCGTTGGACTGGAAGCCCCGACCCGCGCGCGGGGAGCGGGAACTGGACACGGAGCGTCTCGTCCATTTGCTGCGAAAGAGTCCCAGCACCTTGTTGGAAGAAGAAATGGAAGACATGATTGAACATTTCCGATCACGCATTCGCGTCGCGAAGGAGGCCTCCGAATCTGGCGACACGCTTCGCAGTTTGATTCGGGAGTTGCTCGACTATCGTACGTGGTTCTCGTTCACCCTGTATTTTCGCAAGGGCATGCAATCGCGCCGCGAGCTGACTGACTCACAATTCAACGTGCTCAGTGGTGGTGAAAAAGCCATGGCGATGTACATTCCTTTGTTCGCCGCGACGGACTCGAGATTTAAGGACTCTCACCCAGATGCACCTCGTCTCATTTCACTCGACGAGGCGTTCGCGGGTGTCGATGAAGAAAACATGCGCGACATGTTCGAACTGTTGACTGACATGAAGTTTGATTACATGATGACCAGTCAACAACTGTGGGGTTGCTACGACACTGTGCCGGCACTCTCGATTTATGAAGTCTTTCGACCCAATGACGTTGATTTTGTGACGGTCATCCCGTACTACTGGAACGGTCACACGAGGCGTATGATCGACGGAGATGATTGGCCTGCGTTCCATGAGGCTGCGATAACAGACGGTCCGAGCGGATTGGATGAGTCTCTAGACGGTGATGACTGA